The window TACATGTTCTATTGCATTTTGCCAGTTTTGAGCACTGATATTTTTGAActctgtttttattagttcgacaACACTTTGGGCATCTTTTGGAGATGTGTCGTTCCTCCGGACATGGTTTTTTAACTGAGCCCATAGCAATTCTATGCGATTCAACACACAGTAATATGGAGGTATGTAATCTTAAAACCATATGCCCATTGTTAGTGGCTAATTTATCTACAATATGTTCTTTTGTATGAAGAACCTGGATTAGTTGATCTTTGGTGTAATGATCCTCAAAATATAGGTCTTcgactattaaaaatttttgaatttcaTCCTTCCTACTCTGTTTGGTTGGAATTTTTATAATGCATCCTTAGTGATATgatgcattgtccataacaatcacgctattttcttttaaatttgggaGTAATGTATTCTCAAACCACGATTCAAAAAGCGACCCTTCGATGTCTTGGTGGTAGTCTAGAGAACTGTCTTTAATACTTTTGGAACTCGACAATAACGCATCGTTCACCCATCCATGTTGTCCTCCGCAATGTAATATGCAAATTCGCTTGCCTCTAGAATGGGGTAGGTACATCTCATGAATATATCGAAAAATTTTTCGATATATTCATTCCTTCATTTTATTAGGCGGCTACTTTCCATTATGGGTTGTCTCTTATtgacagttttatatttaaaaccattgtTGGTCAAAAATCTTCCCAAAGTCTTTGTGGAACAATCATCAAcaatatgtttttcttttaattttgccatGATATTGTTTAGGTTAGGCATAACTTTAGCtgcatacatattatatattgtctCACTAATAGGTTCCAAGAGGTGAGGTGGAatttttttagagcttcccaaatCGTTTCTTGTTTTACTTTTCGAACCTGTCTTTATTAAACGGTACATTGTTGCACAAGACATTTTTGTTTGAACCGTCGTTTGCTTAACAACTttatatttggttatttttttaGAAAGTCCATCAAATACATCTAACACCATATTTTGCTCAGCTACACACAAATTCTTCCTTTGCTGAGTACTTGGCCCCGCactttcatcttcatcttctaaatTATCCGTAGGTTCATTTTCGTCAGGTAAACGCGCATCATTTTCCCATGGCCGCCACATATTATATAGTTTTCTTGGAGGACTGAGAGTTATTTCGGCAACCTCGTCAGCAGTATCTGTGCTGgacatatttcttttttttttgtacactTATTATTAATTGAACCTGccgatatttaaaaataattatataaactccacaaggaaacaaagttcctgtatttggctgtataccatatattaaaaaattttgaataaaatcctttataaaaaggtatataaaaaacccagttgggctatgttgcattgacaaaacgttttcggaataaatattccatcatcagtgtcctaaaatagtatttaaccacttaattaaaaagaacatgaaaagatttaagttttgactaaggttaatgtaaaagtgtggttaatacttacaagttaatacatggatgtagccactaaatatgtgggtaaaaaccctttaaaaattattaaataagatttgatctacattatgtctaatttacagttaagatgttaaagttaccgttggattggtaacagggcgacatatgactctacattagttgcgagtcctgagacggtatgtctacgaggactttgtcaaagcaactgattgaaatgacaattttgtaaggttaagacggaagttatgacagagcagtcagtgtaactgtatatgtctatttaagacagaagccaacgttgtttaaaaattgtgaaagttgaaataaaatgaaattataacagtatcaaccatcaatgttattgttttaaattatgtatgtgaaatgaaattgtggtgagaaaattatgtgattatagttaggcaaccaactatacagtgtcgagtggtgtgatgaaaagattcttatataaggccctttatgttttaataacatttggtacctggaaaatggaaactagacactggtggaaagttgggttcttgaaaaaatattggaattgatatatttaatatgtgaggatgttgttcaataaatgaaataaaactattatgatataaagttcatgtaaaaattaacttacaactcaattatattaggccctgtatgtcaaaaaacaacatttggtacctggaaaatgtaaaacttcttgagttgtaagttcatgaatatgaatatctgattggatgttgacaaactgagtgaagtagttatattttgtgtgttgactagtatgaaatggacaaaatttgatggttgaaagtggttttgtaatatattggtcgtaaagtacttaacttataacttgagaaaaagccctatctgttataaagcaacactaggtacataggaagataaaagattaagttataagttggtaagttgaatgaactattggtctatattgactataatagtaaaatgaaattgttgtatgtggctctgttaaatttgagtaaagagaatgaaaattaaggtgttttgagaaaattgtgataaacggatagactacgaaaggctgaggtccccagagaaccgaagccaaaccctgagggaattgtgtagagaagtaaaataagaatttaataatatggaatgggtggtggatgatggatgatctgatctgaatttgggagtgtcgaaatagaagcatggaacgtattggttatagtgattaagacatgaagtttgggttgaaaagaaaagagtgggataggtagaaagtaagatgtattggaagaaaggtttttagagtgaactaagggagatgagtattaggtgaactaataattaatatggaatttaattgtagaagtaaattggggatgtaagttaggagaatagttggcgatggagagggagaaaatctcgattgaatgaaacatgacgattaacgcaatttgggcttttttgtttttctttaagaatttcaagatcttcgtataaatctaatttgaggaaatttttttgggagatattgtggataagtgaaacgtcttctgggatattgagggtgtggttgtgttctttgagatgttgagagaaagtggaagtattttctctttttatgtgctctagagagcgtgaagaaagagatctgcatgttctacctatgtaggtggcattgcaatctgaacatttaagtctatatactccactccggttcatatagttgataggatctttggaattagaaatgTGTTGTCCCAAGTTGTTgggtactttgaaagaaacatgggtgttttcaaccgaacgttggattagatttcgaatatctccagaaagactttcatggtagaaagggagtgaaacatagttgggtttggtggtaaggtctctggggaacgcagtctcccgcagggtcttaaggcgttttttgtggatgagtttgttgatgatgttgtgatcatatccgttgttgactgctatttgtctgagtatatttagttcttttttgtagtttgaatctgacagtggaatgctttctagacgatggatgtaactatgaaaagctgcgtatttatgtgacatgggatggttggatgaaaatggaattacgtggtcagtctgtgtgggtttcctatagatactaattagatttatacgaagatcttgaaattcttaaagaaaaacaaaaaagcccaaattgcgttaatcgtcatgtttcattcaatcgagattttctccctctccatcgccaactattctcctaacttacatccccaatttacttttacaattaaattccatattaattattagttcacctaatactcatctcccttagttcactctaaaaacctttcttccaatacatcttactttctacctatcccactcttttcttttcaacccaaacttcatgtcttaatCACTATAACCAATACGTTCCATGCTTTTATTTCGACACtcccaaattcagatcagatcatccatcatccaccacccattccatattattaaattcttattttacttctctacacaattccctcagggtttggcttcggttctctggggacctcagcctttcatagtctatccgtttatcacaattttctcaaaacaccttaattttcattctctttactcaaatttaacagagccacatacaacaatttcattttactattatagtcaatatagaccaatagttcattcaacttaccaacttataacttaatcttttatcttcctatgtacctagtgttgctttataacagatagggctttttctcaagttataagttaagtactttacgaccaatatattacaaaaccactttcaaccatcaaattttgtccatttcatactagtcaacacacaaaatataactacttcactcagtttgtcaacatccaatcagatattcatattcatgaacttacaactcaagaagttttacattttccaggtaccaaatgttgttttttgacatacagggactaatataattgagttgtaagttaatttttacataactttatatcataatagttttatttcatttattgaacaacatcctcacatattaaatatatcaattccaatattttttcaagaacccaactttccaccagtgtctagtttccattttccaggtaccaaatgttattaaaacataaagggccttatataagaatcttttcatcacaccactcgacactgtatagttggttgcctaactataatcacataattttctcaccacaatttcatttcacatacataatttaaaacaataacattgatggttgatactgttataatttcattttatttcaactttcacaatttttaaacaacgttggcttctgtcttaaatagacatatacagttacactgactgctctgtcataacttccgtcttaacctgccaaaattgtcatttcaatcagttgctttgacaaagtcctcgtagacataccgtctcaggactcgcaactaatgtagagtcatatgtcgccctgttaccaatccaacggtaactttaacatcttaactgtaaattagacataatgtagatcaaatcttatttaataatttttaaagggtttttacccacatatttagtggctacatccatgtattaacttgtaagtattaaccacacttttacattaaccttagtcaaaacttaaatcttttcatgttctttttaattaagtggttaaatactattttaggacactgatgatggaatatttattccgaaaacgttttgtcaatgcaacatagcccaactgggttttttatatacctttttataaaggattttattcaaaattatataaacagtAATCTATAAAAACACCATACTTACTTGACAGAACAAAACaagaataaaatacaaatattaatactaAAGGCGGTTACAGACACAACTGCAAGCTTGTCCAGCATAGTTGTTTAATCTTTTTGTACAAGTATGCACAATTTGCCTTTGGCACCTTACGTACAAGAATGCTTGATAATAATAGAGGGAGTTTAATAAAATATGTCGAGCTCGGACGACGATACGCTCGCTACGCGAATAAAAAAGCGTGCGGTGTGGTGTAAACAATGGTTGATGAAAAGGAAAACCTATTCTTACATTAGCGTAGTAAGTGAGCTGAAAATATATCCGCGCGACTGGCACAATTATCTTAGAATGAATGAACAGACGTATTTAAACCTTTTGTCTCTTTGACACACCTTTGATTCAAAAGCAGGATACGATCATGAGAGAAGCCATAACACCATATGAAAGATTTCTTGTGACTTGAAGGAGTTATTAAAACCTAAAGTATTCAACTATTAGTGCGTTCTTCATCTTCAACTTTTTTCATTTCTCTTCTATAATTAGTCTGGAAggagttaatttttttaatatctgtaTCCTTATCGGCATTAACGCCAATTAACCtatatttttctaataatattttgtaCGCTACATCTCCCTTTGCTTTGTTATGATAATCTTTGGATTTAACGTGCCAAAGACATGGCTGATTTTGGTATTCTTGAATAAACTCTTGGAATAAACCAATGATTCATGGTTAACCTTTTTGCGATCATTAGTCATGACGAAAATTACTCGAATGCTACATCACAAAGCAACACAACGGACGCCAACTTGTTCAAGCTTAAAAATTTTGGGTAAGCACGTACCGTTTTGCTTGCGCAAGCGCGCTTAATTCAAGCATGCATAATTAAAGGCGGCTACAGACACACATGCAAGCTTGTCCAGCATGCTTGTTCAATCTTTTTGTACAAGTATGCACAATTTGCCTTTGGCACCACACATACAAGCATGCTTGATAAAAATTgaggtaatttattaaatttcgaGTCTGTAATTATTTACAAACTAAGAACCAATTtaggaaataaaagtaaaaaataaacacAACGATTAACAAGCAACGTTCATCAATCGAAACGAAAGTAAATCTTGCTAAAACAAGTAATAACTCtactaatttttaataatttaatagaaATGCAAAACCGTATGGCTTCTTACGTATCTTAGCGTGATTCTGTCTATTCCCAGTGCATCTTCATTCTGAATAGACTGTataatgaataataaaaatattaatattttaatgtgttttattCAGATTTATGTGGATGTTTACCTATAGGCTATACCAATTTTTTTCTTGAACCTTCCTTATTTCAACAATATATTGccaatttttgcaaaattttgtgtGTTTTTACATTTCTGTCATGCTTATAATCACTGTTTAATTATAGCACATAAATACGACTTGTTTTAGTGGGAATTGGAGAATTTGCCAACTTCGCAGCGTACACCTTTGCACCAGCTTCACTTGTTACCCCATTAGGTGCATTAAGTGTTTTAGTTGCAGCTGTTTTGGCTTCTAAATTTCTAAATGAGAAAATCAACATATTTGGAAAGGTATGTATTTGACTACTATACTATATTAACTTGAGTTCGGTATCTTTGTTGTCAGTAGAGGTACAAAAAGTAGTTTGTCGAGCGAAATATCTCTTGTTTTTTAGTTGGGCTGTGTATTATGTATATTAGGATCAACGATACTGATTATACATTCCCCCAAAGATGATACGATAGTCTCGATAGATGAACTGCTCAATCATGCTCAGAATACCGCATTTATCAACTATATCATTACCATTACAATTATGGTATTTTTAATTTTGGTTGTCTTCGGCCCGAAATATGGTAATCGACATGTTGTGGTATATCTAACATTATGTTCTGCAGTTGGTAGCTTCACTGTGATGGCTTGCAAGGCATTAGGAATGAGCATTAAGGAAAACGCAGGTAGGTAGAAATGGGGATATGAATGAATTATTCCGTActtatcataatttaatatttttgacagcaatttttaaattttttgcagccTTAGAAATTAATCAACCAGCAAACTACTGGTTGCCATTCGCGCTATTCATTATAGTACTTGTATGCATTTGTTTACAAATGAACTATCTAAACAAAGCGCTTGATCTCTTCAGCACTACTGTAGTAACGCCAATATACTACGTACTTTTCACTACTCTAGTCATTATAGCATCGTCAATTTTGTTCGAAGAATGGAAGGTGATGAGCGGTGTCGACATGCTCGGTGCCGTATGCGGATTCCTGGTTACAGTCGTCGCTATATTTCTTTTAAATGCCTTCAAGGATACTACAAATGGACAAATGGTTCAGAGGACTAATTCTGTCCAAAGCGGATCTCTCGGTAGCTATGGAGCTAGGtctgtttaagttttattttgagcTAAAAAAAACTGCTTTATTTGCCTATTTTGGCATCGATTTTTTGGTTTATAGTACTAACTGCATGTGTGCATGAATTTTAGTAAGGCAAGTTAGAAGCATAAAGGGTTTTTAATGGCTTATTAATTGAGGCCACCAGAACCAGAGTGGCCCAAGTGacattttttcatatttagattTTATCACAAAAAACGATGTGAAATAATAATATATTCAAAGCCACAGTAGCCCAAGATTAGTTCTCTCTGGGAATAACAGATGGCGACACTAGTATTGTTTTGGCATTGTTTGGCACTCTGGCATTGGCAACGCTTAACTGTCATTGTGATTATTATTGAGAGGTTATTTGCGTGTGTTTCTCATTTTATAACAGTGTTTTAAttagaaaatcaataaaaacatgAATGAAAGTGAGGACGAAGGCGCGGAAGGCACTGCATGTAACGTAAAAGGTGAGTTTCTCTGTTATTTAATCAATAACTCAACTGTTATAACCTTTGTCAAGTTAACATAACctacaaaaaaacattaattgtactgttttaattttttcaaagtttGCATCTTACATAAACAGTAATTATTGTTGTTTGTTTGCTGCAGATGTTCCTGAAGCTGTAGCAATTGCACATGATGGAGGGAGTGAGGCTGAAACTACTAATAACATCGAAAATGGATTACGAGATATACTTGGATTAAGCCTAGAGGAGCCCTATCAGGATTCAGGTTCCGAGTATGTTTCAGATCATCGCAGCAGGAGTTGTTCGCCAAATTTGCAACATAATCTTGAAGATTTGTCTAATGAAGAAGACTAGTCGTCAGTTTCTACAAAGACGACAAGGAAACGTATTCGCAAGGAaaatacgataaaaaaaaatgtaagaaaaaacAAACGAGCTAAAGGTGAGGAATACACTTACACTAAAAGCGTTCTCGTTCTCGCTAAAACGATAAATACACAATATCGATGTTCCTGTAAAGAAAAATGCCACGAGAAGATCGATCCTGAAAGACAAAGAGTATTATTTTCCAAATTTTATGGATTATCAAATTTCAATTTGCAAATCTCATACCTGTGTTCACTCGTAAATATCGTAATTAAAGCAAGATCATGTAAACAAAATTCAAACGATGCCGCAACAAAGCCGAGAGAATTTTTCAGACTGTATCATTTACCAGATATGAACGGAAAACAAATTCGTGTTTGCAAGTCATTTTTCAAACATGTCCTTTAAGTATCAGATGGACGTCTCACAAGGGTTTTGAAAAATAAATCAGTTGGTGATATACCCCCTATTGCCAAGCGAGGTAAACATGTCCCAAAAAAACAAAACCCCTGAGCTGAAAGAAAATGAAGTAAAGGAGTTCATTAATACTTTCCCAAAATACGATTCACACTACACCAGACACAAAAGTGAGACAAGGCAGTATTTGCCACCTGATTCGAATTTGACAATAATGTATTCCGAATATAAAAAGAAAGTCAGCGAACCTGTTTTTAAATACATCTTTGAAAAAATATTCACTGAGAAGTTCAACTTATCATTCCATGCTCCTATAACAGATTCATGTAAGAAATGCGATAATTTCAAAGTAAAAATGAAGGCTTGTGAAAATAGTGAACATTCCAAGAAGACCGAACTTACCACTGCCAAGAAGATTCATTTAAGAAAACTAGAAAGTGCCATGAATAATATGAAAATTGATATACAGTATGCAGAAGAAAACAATGACATCACAGTAATTATATTTGATCTGATGAAGATTCTTCCGGTAATTTCAACTGGTTTATGCTATTATAAACGGCAGCTATGGACTTACTGTTTAAGGATTCACAATGCTGCTACCGATGACATTTTTATGTATGTTTCGGACGTATCGACTGCATCCAGAGGGCCACAGAAAATAGGTTCatgtttattaacatttattagaGGTAATAGACGTACAAACAAACTAATAATGTACTTAGACCAATGTGGCGGTCAGAACCGCAATATAAAAATTGCGGTGTTGTGTATGTACATTGTATCAAATCCAGCTTATACTGCGGAACAGATTGATCACAAATTTACAGTGAGCGGTCATTCCTACTCATCTTGTGACCGAGCTTTCGGCTTGATAGAAAAGCAGAAGAGGTATTTCTCAAACATATATATTCCGGAGCATTGGAACACCGTGATAACAGCAGCGAAAAAAAAAGAATCCATTCAAGGTAGTACAGATGAAACGAGACGATTTCATATCGACGAAAGCCTTAGAAAGTAACATTACGAACAGAAAGATAAGCGTTGATAGGTCTAAAGTAGAATGGCTAAAAGTGCAGTGGATGCTGTATAGTAGAATGCATCCATTCTCCATGTATTTTAAGTATTCGCATAATCCAGAAGTCCTTTTTACTGAAGTTAACTTAAGTAAAAGTAATTCTCAAGATGCTGCTAACCTAGAGCTCGAAACACTATATCCGGGTAGAAGAAACATCGACCCTGAAAAAAAGAAAGACCTTCTGTGTTTACTAGAATATGTTCCTCCCATCTATTATCAATTCTACCACCAACCAGCAGACTCTAACACTGCAAGAAATGAATTAGACGGAGCAATAAGCGATTTTTCAGTAGTGtataatgaaaacatttaaaaacaataaaagtgaAAGTCTGATTAcaactta is drawn from Diabrotica undecimpunctata isolate CICGRU chromosome 5, icDiaUnde3, whole genome shotgun sequence and contains these coding sequences:
- the spict gene encoding magnesium transporter NIPA2 isoform X3: MFHSNMELSTAPTDVKIYTKSGSYVGLCLAISSSIFIGSSFIVKKLSLIRLNKRGSVRAGAGGFGYLTDWMWWLGLLLMGIGEFANFAAYTFAPASLVTPLGALSVLVAAVLASKFLNEKINIFGKLGCVLCILGSTILIIHSPKDDTIVSIDELLNHAQNTAFINYIITITIMVFLILVVFGPKYGNRHVVVYLTLCSAVGSFTVMACKALGMSIKENAALEINQPANYWLPFALFIIVLVCICLQMNYLNKALDLFSTTVVTPIYYVLFTTLVIIASSILFEEWKVMSGVDMLGAVCGFLVTVVAIFLLNAFKDTTNGQMVQRTNSVQSGSLGSYGARFSAPL
- the spict gene encoding magnesium transporter NIPA2 isoform X1, producing MFHSNMELSTAPTDVKIYTKSGSYVGLCLAISSSIFIGSSFIVKKLSLIRLNKRGSVRAGAGGFGYLTDWMWWLGLLLMGIGEFANFAAYTFAPASLVTPLGALSVLVAAVLASKFLNEKINIFGKLGCVLCILGSTILIIHSPKDDTIVSIDELLNHAQNTAFINYIITITIMVFLILVVFGPKYGNRHVVVYLTLCSAVGSFTVMACKALGMSIKENAALEINQPANYWLPFALFIIVLVCICLQMNYLNKALDLFSTTVVTPIYYVLFTTLVIIASSILFEEWKVMSGVDMLGAVCGFLVTVVAIFLLNAFKDTTNGQMVQRTNSVQSGSLGSYGASFNDMSTANCQSSEVPIERPYIYILGPSQKGFRRHCETIVLIADIDIDGLFVKQQNCKVRY
- the spict gene encoding magnesium transporter NIPA2 isoform X2 — encoded protein: MFHSNMELSTAPTDVKIYTKSGSYVGLCLAISSSIFIGSSFIVKKLSLIRLNKRGSVRAGAGGFGYLTDWMWWLGLLLMGIGEFANFAAYTFAPASLVTPLGALSVLVAAVLASKFLNEKINIFGKLGCVLCILGSTILIIHSPKDDTIVSIDELLNHAQNTAFINYIITITIMVFLILVVFGPKYGNRHVVVYLTLCSAVGSFTVMACKALGMSIKENAALEINQPANYWLPFALFIIVLVCICLQMNYLNKALDLFSTTVVTPIYYVLFTTLVIIASSILFEEWKVMSGVDMLGAVCGFLVTVVAIFLLNAFKDTTNGQMVQRTNSVQSGSLGSYGASKQELWR
- the spict gene encoding magnesium transporter NIPA2 isoform X4 — its product is MFHSNMELSTAPTDVKIYTKSGSYVGLCLAISSSIFIGSSFIVKKLSLIRLNKRGSVRAGAGGFGYLTDWMWWLGLLLMGIGEFANFAAYTFAPASLVTPLGALSVLVAAVLASKFLNEKINIFGKLGCVLCILGSTILIIHSPKDDTIVSIDELLNHAQNTAFINYIITITIMVFLILVVFGPKYGNRHVVVYLTLCSAVGSFTVMACKALGMSIKENAALEINQPANYWLPFALFIIVLVCICLQMNYLNKALDLFSTTVVTPIYYVLFTTLVIIASSILFEEWKVMSGVDMLGAVCGFLVTVVAIFLLNAFKDTTNGQMVQRTNSVQSGSLGSYGARCS